The Arachis hypogaea cultivar Tifrunner chromosome 16, arahy.Tifrunner.gnm2.J5K5, whole genome shotgun sequence genome contains a region encoding:
- the LOC112758699 gene encoding probable aldo-keto reductase 1, giving the protein MAEAGSESVSIPRVNLGSQGLQVSKLGFGCMGLTGAYNDPLPEQEAISVIKHAFSKGITFFDTADVYGSKHANELLLAKALKQLPRDNIQLATKFGMSRGISGLQIKGTPDYVRSCCEASLKRLDVQYIDLYYQHRVDTSVPIEQTMGELKKLVEEGKVKYIGLSEASPDTIRRAHAVHPITAVQLEWSLWTRDIEDEVIPLCRELGIGIVPYSPLGRGFFGGKGVVETVPSVSSLSGHPRYQAENMEKNKRIYERIESLAKKHECTTPQLALAWVLQQGNDVVPIPGTTKIKNLDQNIGALSVKLSEKDLREISEAVPIDDVAGIRHYNERHAKFSWKSANTPANDSSVSTVPRVGNTKL; this is encoded by the exons ATGGCAGAAGCAGGGAGTGAGAGCGTTTCCATTCCTCGCGTGAACCTTGGTTCCCAAGGCCTTCAA GTTTCAAAGTTGGGGTTTGGGTGTATGGGGCTCACTGGAGCTTACAACGATCCTCTCCCCGAACAAGAAGCCATATCAGTTATTAAGCATGCTTTCAGTAAAGGCATCACTTTTTTCGATACTGCTGATGTCTATGGTTCTAAGCATGCTAACGAACTCTTGCTCGCCAAG GCTTTGAAGCAATTGCCTAGGGACAACATACAGCTAGCAACAAAATTTGGCATGTCAAGAGGCATCTCTGGTTTGCAGATCAAGGGTACACCAGACTATGTGCGCTCATGTTGTGAAGCTAGCTTGAAACGTCTTGATGTTCAATACATTGATCTCTATTATCAACATAGAGTTGACACATCGGTGCCTATAGAACAAACA ATGGGTGAACTTAAGAAACTGGTTGAGGAGGGGAAAGTGAAGTATATAGGGTTATCTGAAGCCAGCCCTGATACTATAAGGAGAGCGCATGCTGTTCATCCTATTACCGCAGTTCAGTTAGAGTGGTCTCTTTGGACTCGAGACATCGAGGACGAAGTAATCCCTCTTTGCAG GGAACTTGGTATTGGAATTGTGCCATATAGCCCTCTTGGTCGTGGCTTTTTTGGCGGCAAGGGAGTTGTGGAAACTGTGCCTTCTGTTAGCTCCTTG AGCGGTCATCCTCGGTATCAAGCAGAGAACATGGAGAAGAACAAGAGGATATATGAGAGAATAGAAAGCCTTGCAAAGAAGCATGAGTGCACCACTCCTCAATTGGCATTAGCATGGGTACTCCAACAAGGCAATGATGTTGTGCCTATTCCTG GAACTACTAAAATCAAGAACCTGGATCAAAACATAGGTGCCTTGTCAGTGAAACTTAGTGAAAAGGACCTAAGGGAAATTTCGGAAGCAGTTCCAATTGATGATGTGGCAGGAATCAGGCACTACAATGAAAGGCATGCTAAATTTTCTTGGAAATCTGCTAACACACCTGCAAATGATTCAAGTGTCTCAACTGTACCTAGAGTAGGGAACACTAAATTATGA
- the LOC112758700 gene encoding probable aldo-keto reductase 1, with product MAEPQRIPTVNLGSQGLVVSKLGLGCMGLTGTYNHPLPEDQGITVVKHAFNKGITFFDTADVYGANANELLLAKALKQLPRDKIQIATKFGVLKLDFANLHVKGTPDYVRSCCEASLKRLDVEYIDLYYQHRVDTSVPIEQTMGELKKLVEEKKVKYIGLSEASSDTIRRAHAVHPITAVQIEWSLWTRDIEDEIVPLCRKLGIGIVSYSPLGRGFFGGKGVVETLPSVSSLSAHPRYQAENIEKNKRIYKRIESLAKKYECTTPQLALAWVLQQGNDVVPIPGTTKIKNLDENIGALSVKFTEKELREISEAIPVDDIAGIQHYNEGHGKLSWKFANTPPKDSSVYEL from the exons ATGGCAGAACCACAGAGAATTCCTACTGTCAACCTTGGTTCCCAAGGCCTTGTG GTTTCAAAGTTGGGACTGGGGTGTATGGGCCTTACTGGAACTTACAATCATCCTCTTCCAGAAGACCAAGGCATCACCGTCGTTAAGCATGCATTCAATAAAGGCATCACTTTTTTTGACACTGCTGATGTCTATGGTGCTAATGCTAACGAACTCTTGCTAGCCAAG GCTTTGAAGCAGTTGCCTAGGGACAAGATTCAGATAGCAACAAAGTTCGGCGTTTTAAAGTTAGACTTTGCTAATTTGCATGTCAAGGGTACACCAGACTATGTGCGGTCATGTTGTGAAGCCAGCTTGAAACGCCTTGACGTTGAATACATTGATCTCTATTATCAGCATAGAGTCGACACATCCGTGCCTATAGAACAAACA ATGGGCGAACTTAAGAAACTCGTTGAGGAGAAAAAAGTGAAATATATAGGGTTATCTGAAGCCAGCAGTGATACAATAAGGAGAGCGCATGCTGTTCATCCTATTACCGCAGTTCAAATAGAGTGGTCTCTTTGGACTCGAGACATCGAGGACGAAATAGTTCCTCTTTGCAG GAAACTTGGTATTGGAATTGTGTCTTATAGCCCTCTTGGTCGTGGCTTTTTTGGTGGAAAAGGAGTTGTCGAAACTTTACCTTCTGTTAGCTCCTTG AGTGCTCATCCTCGGTACCAAGCAGAGAACATAGAGAAGAACAAGAGGATATATAAGAGAATAGAAAGCCTTGCAAAGAAGTATGAGTGCACCACTCCTCAGTTGGCATTAGCATGGGTACTCCAACAAGGCAATGATGTTGTGCCTATTCCTG GAACTACTAAAATCAAGAACTTGGATGAAAACATAGGTGCTTTGTCGGTGAAATTTACTGAGAAGGAGCTAAGGGAAATTTCGGAAGCAATTCCAGTTGATGATATAGCAGGAATTCAGCACTACAATGAAGGGCATGGCAAGTTATCTTGGAAGTTTGCTAACACACCTCCAAAAGATTCAAGCGTTTATGAACTTTGA